A part of Paenibacillus sp. sptzw28 genomic DNA contains:
- a CDS encoding S8 family peptidase has protein sequence MHNLERLLGRYIRARVSGYRRRLIGFKNQTQYQRCLKELAKHGISPVKRIRGSKVICCKVNKRHAKLLQSLAAHPHVKYVEPDFKIRAHGLPAVKLRSGNPGSGGQKPGQGTKVNPRQRLDKGLTIAAIRSSNGAANGRQRPNSKPRMFAGKALGSAVSEDCPDGVTWNVCRVQAPKVWPVSRGSDIGIGIIDTGIARHPDLNIAGGINTVGGSSYYDDNGHGTHVAGIAAALGTNGRIPGVAPRAKLYAVKALNANGEGFVSGIIKGIDWCIQKRIPVINMSVGISGGTSRALREAIQRARDNGIVVVASAGNNGDNSGGIDEPASFPETIAVAASTQGNGIASFSSRGSGIDVAAPGTDIKSTWVGGGYKRMSGTSMASPHVAGGAALLLAKQPGMRPSEVSRRLKSSARRLSGFSSRSQGSGLIQLAGAIQAAGSATGGEQSQGSVDRGYRYRSAAFRSSPKRRAKVHSAAARRGDAACPPSAGRSSSKRCSCRKCCSGKSRKPHKRRDK, from the coding sequence TTGCACAACTTGGAACGGCTGCTTGGCAGATATATAAGAGCGAGAGTATCCGGTTACAGACGCAGATTGATCGGCTTCAAAAACCAAACGCAATACCAACGCTGCTTGAAGGAGCTTGCGAAGCATGGGATCAGCCCGGTAAAAAGAATACGCGGCAGCAAGGTTATCTGCTGCAAAGTGAATAAACGCCACGCCAAACTGCTTCAGTCTTTAGCCGCTCATCCTCACGTTAAATATGTAGAGCCTGATTTTAAAATACGGGCGCACGGCTTACCGGCCGTTAAGCTGAGAAGCGGAAATCCGGGAAGCGGCGGACAGAAACCCGGGCAGGGTACGAAGGTGAACCCACGGCAGCGCCTTGATAAGGGGTTAACGATTGCCGCAATCCGGTCGTCTAATGGAGCGGCAAACGGTAGGCAGCGCCCTAATTCAAAACCGCGGATGTTTGCCGGCAAAGCGCTTGGATCGGCCGTTTCCGAGGACTGTCCGGACGGGGTTACATGGAACGTGTGCCGCGTTCAGGCGCCGAAAGTATGGCCGGTGTCTCGCGGCTCGGATATCGGGATCGGAATCATCGATACAGGTATCGCAAGGCACCCCGACCTGAACATTGCCGGAGGCATCAATACGGTTGGCGGCTCCTCTTATTATGACGACAACGGGCATGGCACTCATGTGGCCGGAATTGCCGCAGCTTTGGGGACGAACGGAAGAATCCCCGGTGTCGCGCCTCGGGCCAAATTATATGCGGTGAAAGCGTTAAACGCGAACGGCGAAGGCTTCGTCTCCGGCATCATTAAGGGAATCGATTGGTGTATACAAAAGAGGATTCCCGTCATCAATATGAGCGTTGGCATTTCGGGCGGCACAAGCAGGGCTCTGCGCGAGGCGATTCAACGCGCACGTGATAATGGAATCGTAGTTGTCGCTTCGGCCGGCAACAACGGCGACAACAGCGGCGGGATCGACGAGCCCGCCAGCTTTCCTGAGACGATTGCCGTCGCCGCCTCGACGCAGGGCAATGGAATCGCATCCTTCAGCAGCCGCGGGAGCGGCATTGACGTGGCGGCTCCCGGCACCGATATCAAATCAACATGGGTCGGCGGAGGCTACAAAAGAATGTCGGGCACAAGTATGGCCAGTCCGCATGTTGCAGGCGGAGCGGCGCTGCTTCTTGCCAAACAACCGGGAATGAGACCCTCGGAAGTATCAAGAAGGCTTAAATCTTCCGCACGAAGGCTGTCCGGCTTCTCCTCGCGTTCGCAGGGCTCCGGCCTGATTCAATTGGCGGGGGCAATTCAAGCCGCCGGTTCGGCCACTGGCGGCGAGCAGTCGCAGGGTTCAGTGGATCGCGGTTACAGGTACCGCTCGGCTGCATTTCGTTCATCTCCCAAGCGCAGGGCCAAAGTGCACAGCGCGGCAGCCCGCAGAGGCGACGCTGCATGTCCGCCCTCCGCTGGCCGCAGCAGCTCCAAGCGCTGTTCATGCCGGAAGTGCTGCAGCGGCAAGAGCCGCAAGCCTCACAAACGGCGTGACAAATAA
- a CDS encoding Fur family transcriptional regulator, which translates to MESRIEKIKQQLQSQGYKLTPQREATVRVLLENEEDHLSAEDVFMLVKDKAPEIGLATVYRTLELLSELHVVEKMNFGDGVARYDLRTDNNKHHHHHLICVQCGAMDEILEDWLGPLEERLELEYGFSVIDHRLDFQGICSRCRSKNDQQ; encoded by the coding sequence ATGGAATCCCGGATTGAGAAAATTAAACAGCAGCTGCAGTCGCAAGGGTACAAGCTGACCCCGCAGCGCGAAGCGACGGTACGAGTTTTACTTGAGAATGAAGAAGATCATCTGAGCGCGGAAGACGTGTTCATGCTAGTCAAGGATAAAGCGCCTGAGATTGGTCTTGCTACCGTTTACCGGACGCTCGAACTGCTTAGCGAACTGCATGTCGTGGAAAAGATGAACTTCGGCGACGGAGTCGCCCGTTACGATTTGCGGACCGATAATAACAAGCATCATCATCACCATCTCATCTGCGTTCAATGCGGTGCGATGGATGAAATATTGGAAGATTGGCTAGGCCCGCTCGAAGAGAGGCTTGAGCTGGAATACGGTTTTTCGGTTATCGATCACCGGCTTGATTTTCAAGGTATTTGCAGCCGCTGCCGAAGCAAGAACGACCAACAATAA
- the spoIIM gene encoding stage II sporulation protein M — MRSPVLQPLMKDHVTLYVFVSVLFVVGVVFGALLVNALTLDQQQDLAADVQQFVQRIQEGMVPDGGQSLWERALFHAKWLILIWVLGLTVVGMPVILGLDFLKGVLVGFAVGTLVSQHSWKGLLFSLMSVAPQNLLVVPAMLIASVSAVSFSIYIVRNRLLNRYGTIGQPFAQHTATGALMLLVAVAAAMVESFVSPVLLKWAAPLILGYGSGL; from the coding sequence ATGCGTTCGCCAGTGCTGCAGCCGTTAATGAAGGATCACGTCACACTCTATGTATTCGTTTCGGTTCTCTTTGTCGTAGGCGTCGTATTCGGGGCGCTCCTGGTCAATGCGCTGACGCTTGACCAACAGCAGGATCTGGCAGCGGATGTCCAGCAGTTCGTGCAGAGGATACAGGAAGGGATGGTCCCGGACGGGGGACAATCGCTCTGGGAACGCGCACTGTTTCATGCCAAGTGGCTTATTCTCATTTGGGTTTTAGGCTTGACGGTAGTGGGCATGCCGGTGATCCTCGGGCTTGATTTTCTTAAGGGAGTGTTGGTCGGTTTTGCCGTAGGGACACTGGTCAGCCAGCATTCGTGGAAAGGACTGCTGTTCTCTCTCATGTCCGTTGCTCCTCAGAACCTGCTTGTCGTGCCTGCTATGCTTATTGCAAGCGTCTCAGCCGTCTCGTTCTCGATCTATATCGTCCGAAACAGACTGCTGAACCGTTACGGGACGATTGGCCAGCCCTTCGCCCAGCACACAGCAACAGGGGCGCTAATGCTGCTTGTAGCAGTTGCCGCCGCAATGGTCGAATCGTTCGTCTCACCCGTCTTATTGAAGTGGGCAGCACCGCTAATATTGGGCTACGGGAGCGGATTGTAA
- a CDS encoding endonuclease Q family protein produces MNTTRVFADLHLHIGRTENGDPVKISGSRDLTFRNIAYEAAVRKGIGLLGIIDCHSPGVQEDISRLLDSGEMTEAEGGGIRYKDTTIVLGAEIEVRDAGCGPAHHLVYLPTFADMKHLTTWMSLHMRNVNLSSQRLYVPARVLQEEVKGRGGLFIPAHIFTPHKSLYGSCSDSLAHTLDPGLVDAVELGLSSDSLMAGLIPDLDELPFLTNSDAHSLAKIGREYNVLSIGEPSFAELKLALGGLEGRSIAANYGLNPVLGKYHRTYCINCGSLAEERAAAVRCLQCGSPKLVRGVMDRIEQLAQQAGRDTPVMPDRRPPYIYQVPLEFVPGIGKRTLDKLLSQFGTEMSVLHDVPIEAIAETAGDAVASVIGSSRAGTLGLQAGGGGNYGRVTHSKWP; encoded by the coding sequence ATGAATACAACCCGGGTTTTCGCTGATCTGCACCTGCATATCGGCCGCACGGAAAACGGCGATCCAGTCAAAATAAGCGGCAGCCGCGATCTGACGTTCCGCAACATCGCCTACGAAGCGGCGGTACGCAAAGGCATAGGCCTGCTGGGCATTATCGACTGCCATTCGCCGGGCGTTCAGGAAGATATCTCACGTCTTCTTGATTCCGGAGAGATGACGGAGGCCGAAGGCGGCGGAATACGTTACAAGGATACGACGATTGTGCTGGGGGCGGAAATAGAGGTGCGGGACGCCGGATGCGGTCCGGCACATCACCTCGTGTATCTGCCGACATTTGCCGATATGAAGCATTTGACAACATGGATGTCGCTGCATATGCGCAATGTCAATCTTAGCTCGCAGCGGCTTTATGTACCTGCGAGAGTTTTGCAGGAGGAGGTGAAGGGCAGGGGCGGCCTGTTTATTCCGGCACATATTTTCACCCCGCACAAAAGCCTGTACGGCAGCTGCTCGGATTCTCTTGCGCATACGCTGGATCCGGGTTTGGTCGATGCGGTCGAGCTGGGACTGAGCTCCGACAGTTTGATGGCGGGGCTGATCCCCGACCTCGACGAGCTGCCGTTCCTCACTAATTCCGATGCTCACTCCCTTGCTAAAATCGGCCGGGAGTATAATGTGCTGTCCATCGGCGAGCCGTCATTTGCCGAGCTGAAGCTTGCGCTTGGCGGTCTTGAAGGAAGAAGTATTGCCGCGAATTACGGCTTGAATCCGGTGCTTGGGAAATATCACCGGACCTACTGCATTAACTGCGGCTCTCTTGCAGAGGAGCGGGCGGCTGCGGTACGCTGCCTGCAGTGCGGAAGCCCAAAGCTGGTGCGGGGCGTGATGGACCGGATCGAGCAGCTCGCGCAGCAAGCCGGACGGGATACCCCTGTCATGCCGGATCGCCGGCCCCCTTATATCTATCAGGTTCCCCTCGAATTTGTTCCCGGCATCGGCAAGCGCACGCTTGATAAGCTGCTTTCACAATTCGGCACCGAGATGTCCGTGCTGCACGATGTACCGATAGAGGCCATCGCCGAAACGGCCGGTGATGCGGTGGCTTCAGTCATCGGAAGCTCAAGAGCCGGTACTCTTGGGCTTCAGGCGGGCGGGGGCGGCAACTACGGCAGAGTGACACATTCGAAGTGGCCCTGA
- a CDS encoding NUDIX hydrolase — MSVLKKTDEFREKTVKTQPVFEGKIISLQVDTVQLPGGGTATREIVRHPGAAAVLALIDGNMLVVEQYRKPMEKFQIEIPAGKLDAGEDPMSAAARELEEETGYRAGKLRPISAFYTSPGFADEKLYLYMAEDLERGESRPDEDEFLEVQAISFEQAQQYIREERISDAKTILAVYAWHIYRLTGQIQA; from the coding sequence ATTTCCGTGCTCAAGAAAACAGATGAATTTCGTGAAAAAACCGTCAAGACGCAGCCGGTTTTCGAGGGTAAAATTATATCTCTGCAGGTTGATACGGTACAGCTGCCTGGGGGCGGAACCGCAACAAGGGAGATTGTGCGGCATCCGGGGGCTGCAGCCGTTCTTGCGTTGATTGACGGTAATATGCTCGTTGTGGAACAGTACCGGAAGCCGATGGAAAAGTTCCAGATCGAAATTCCCGCAGGCAAGCTGGATGCCGGTGAAGACCCGATGTCGGCCGCAGCACGCGAGCTTGAGGAGGAAACGGGCTATCGTGCCGGAAAGCTGCGTCCGATCAGCGCTTTCTATACGTCGCCCGGCTTTGCCGATGAGAAGCTGTATCTGTATATGGCGGAGGATCTGGAGAGAGGCGAGAGCCGTCCCGATGAGGATGAATTTCTTGAGGTGCAGGCCATATCGTTCGAACAGGCGCAGCAGTACATCCGCGAGGAGCGAATAAGCGATGCGAAGACTATTCTTGCCGTATATGCCTGGCACATATACCGGCTGACGGGGCAAATCCAGGCATGA
- the mciZ gene encoding Z-ring formation inhibitor MciZ, which yields MKQYSVSSQLMLVGKAWEIRHQLRLLARQGPVRKAEKNCARTLGEYLEHRRPVSR from the coding sequence ATGAAACAATATTCCGTCTCAAGCCAATTGATGCTTGTGGGCAAAGCGTGGGAAATTCGCCACCAGCTCAGGCTATTGGCCAGACAAGGCCCAGTCCGTAAGGCGGAGAAAAATTGCGCCCGGACTCTTGGAGAGTACCTGGAACATCGCCGCCCCGTGAGCCGTTGA
- a CDS encoding M20/M25/M40 family metallo-hydrolase, which produces MITEKRLVDEFMELVRVDSETKNEREICDVLKAKFSSLGLTVEEDDAASKTGHGAGNLIARLEGNGAEGAEAIFFTSHMDTVTPGNGIKPQLDADGYIRSDGTTILGSDDKAGLAAMLEAIRVIKENNIEHGPIQFVITVGEESGLVGASVLDKSKLDAKFGYALDSNGVIGDIAIAAPTQAKITIKIFGKSAHAGVNPEDGISAIQVAGKAIARMQLGRIDHETTANIGKFEGGGATNIVCDYVKLDAEARSIVQDKLDKQIDAMREAVRSVAAEYGAKAEFQSDVIYPAYAYEDGDPVVELAKSAIVQIGRTPRTFHSGGGSDANIFNGLGVPTVNLAVGYEHIHTTKEQIKAADLVKITELVVEIISQAARKQA; this is translated from the coding sequence ATGATTACTGAGAAACGGCTGGTTGACGAATTTATGGAGCTGGTTCGGGTAGACAGCGAAACGAAAAACGAGCGTGAAATATGCGATGTGCTCAAAGCCAAATTTTCCTCGCTCGGTCTTACCGTGGAGGAAGACGATGCGGCTTCCAAAACCGGACATGGCGCGGGAAATCTGATCGCCAGGCTGGAAGGCAACGGTGCTGAAGGTGCTGAGGCGATATTCTTCACCTCGCACATGGACACCGTCACTCCGGGCAACGGCATCAAGCCGCAGCTGGACGCGGACGGCTACATTCGCAGTGACGGCACGACGATCCTGGGCAGCGACGACAAGGCTGGACTTGCGGCAATGCTAGAGGCTATACGGGTAATCAAAGAAAATAACATAGAGCATGGGCCTATACAATTCGTTATTACGGTCGGCGAGGAATCGGGCTTGGTGGGGGCAAGCGTCCTCGACAAGTCGAAGCTGGACGCCAAGTTCGGTTATGCGCTTGATTCGAACGGGGTTATCGGCGATATTGCCATAGCCGCTCCGACCCAGGCGAAAATCACGATCAAGATATTCGGTAAATCGGCTCATGCCGGCGTAAACCCTGAAGACGGTATCAGCGCGATTCAGGTGGCGGGCAAAGCGATCGCACGCATGCAGCTTGGCCGTATAGATCATGAAACGACTGCCAATATCGGAAAATTCGAAGGCGGCGGGGCGACTAATATTGTCTGCGATTACGTCAAGCTTGACGCGGAAGCGCGAAGCATCGTGCAGGATAAGCTGGATAAGCAGATCGATGCGATGCGCGAAGCGGTCCGAAGCGTAGCCGCTGAATACGGCGCAAAAGCGGAATTTCAGAGCGACGTTATCTATCCCGCGTATGCTTATGAAGATGGAGATCCGGTCGTCGAGCTGGCCAAATCGGCGATCGTTCAAATCGGAAGAACACCGCGCACGTTTCATTCAGGCGGGGGCAGCGATGCGAATATATTTAACGGGCTTGGCGTACCTACGGTGAATCTGGCGGTCGGGTACGAGCATATCCACACGACCAAGGAACAAATAAAAGCCGCCGATCTGGTAAAAATCACGGAGCTCGTTGTGGAAATTATTTCACAGGCAGCCCGGAAACAGGCTTAA
- the lipB gene encoding lipoyl(octanoyl) transferase LipB encodes MTTTNVKTLDVNYTAMIGYAEAWELQKTYVKQIDKEERRETLLLLQHPPTYTIGSQRHPEHLLYSKEELAERGIQVFQIDRGGDITYHGPGQLVGYPLLYLDAEGLDLHGYLRQLEQVIIDWLGDYGIEGGRKPEYTGVWVGDKKIAAIGVKFNKARTRRGFVTSHGFALNVKAGIAEDGFRGIVPCGIQEYAVTSFADLTGIHLTVEQAAVQITPHFCRQFGFDPAGGGEQSFEYPADADEQS; translated from the coding sequence ATGACGACAACGAACGTCAAGACGCTGGATGTCAATTACACGGCGATGATCGGATATGCCGAAGCATGGGAATTGCAGAAAACATACGTAAAACAAATCGATAAGGAGGAGCGGCGTGAGACGCTGCTCCTCCTTCAGCACCCGCCGACCTATACAATCGGTTCGCAGCGGCACCCCGAGCACTTGCTCTATTCGAAGGAAGAACTTGCCGAAAGAGGCATTCAAGTTTTCCAAATCGACCGCGGCGGGGATATTACCTACCATGGTCCCGGTCAGCTGGTAGGATATCCGCTGCTTTACCTCGATGCCGAAGGTCTTGACCTCCACGGCTATCTTCGGCAGCTGGAGCAGGTCATTATCGATTGGCTGGGGGATTACGGCATAGAAGGCGGGAGAAAGCCCGAATATACCGGCGTCTGGGTCGGCGACAAGAAAATAGCGGCAATCGGGGTCAAGTTTAACAAAGCCCGGACGCGGCGCGGATTCGTGACCAGTCACGGGTTTGCGTTGAACGTGAAAGCGGGCATTGCCGAGGACGGTTTCAGAGGGATCGTGCCTTGCGGCATTCAGGAGTATGCGGTGACATCATTCGCGGACCTGACAGGCATACACCTGACGGTAGAGCAAGCAGCTGTACAAATAACGCCGCATTTTTGCCGGCAGTTCGGTTTCGATCCTGCCGGCGGCGGCGAACAATCATTCGAATATCCAGCCGATGCCGATGAGCAGAGTTGA
- a CDS encoding dihydrolipoamide acetyltransferase family protein produces the protein MKTMTEIVMPQLAESLVSATIDKWLKQPGDAIDTYEPICEVLTDKVNAEIPSTLKGTLVKILVSAGETVPVGTPMCIVEVEQAGGAGGGMTAGASGLAAGDRAAGAAPAAVADGINGTRAEAGGEAATMRHRFSPAVQQLAAEHGVNLAHVPGTGLGGRITRKDVLAFAAAGGAGAPGMAPTAGQPSQNVRTTGLHLSESPRIPTIEVEAQTMSGREYFIDVTPVRNAIARNMRQSATEIPHAWTMIEVDLTNLVVLRNKLKDEFMKREGVNLTYLAFMLKAVVNAIKDVPIMNSVWAVDKIIVKRDINLGLAVGTEDAVKVPVIKNADQKNIAGLAREIDDLARKTREGKLTLSDMEGGTFTVNNTGSFGSIASYPIINYPQAAIITFESIVKRPVVINDMIAVRSMANLCLSLDHRILDGVICGRFLQRVKENLEGFNPDTKLY, from the coding sequence ATGAAAACGATGACGGAGATCGTTATGCCGCAGCTCGCGGAATCGCTCGTGTCCGCTACGATCGACAAATGGTTGAAGCAGCCCGGTGATGCCATCGATACGTACGAGCCGATTTGCGAAGTGCTCACGGATAAAGTGAATGCCGAGATTCCTTCCACGCTGAAAGGAACGCTCGTCAAGATTTTAGTCAGTGCGGGTGAAACAGTGCCTGTAGGCACCCCGATGTGCATTGTCGAGGTTGAACAAGCCGGGGGAGCAGGCGGCGGCATGACGGCCGGCGCTTCAGGCCTTGCGGCTGGCGATCGCGCCGCCGGCGCCGCGCCGGCCGCAGTCGCGGACGGTATCAATGGCACACGGGCAGAGGCTGGCGGAGAGGCAGCAACCATGCGCCATCGATTCTCACCGGCCGTGCAGCAGCTGGCCGCAGAGCACGGCGTCAACCTGGCGCACGTGCCGGGTACCGGCCTGGGCGGCCGCATTACACGCAAGGATGTGCTGGCGTTCGCAGCAGCAGGCGGGGCGGGCGCGCCAGGTATGGCTCCCACAGCCGGTCAGCCTTCGCAAAACGTTCGCACCACAGGTCTGCATCTGTCCGAATCGCCGCGTATTCCAACGATTGAAGTAGAAGCTCAAACGATGTCGGGCCGTGAATATTTCATCGATGTAACGCCTGTCCGCAATGCGATCGCCCGCAATATGCGCCAAAGCGCAACGGAGATCCCGCATGCCTGGACAATGATTGAAGTGGACTTGACGAACCTCGTCGTACTCCGCAATAAGCTGAAGGACGAGTTCATGAAACGCGAAGGCGTTAATTTGACTTACCTTGCGTTTATGCTGAAAGCGGTCGTCAACGCGATCAAGGATGTGCCTATTATGAACTCGGTATGGGCCGTTGACAAAATTATCGTCAAGCGGGACATCAACCTTGGGCTCGCGGTCGGTACGGAGGATGCGGTTAAAGTACCCGTTATCAAGAATGCGGACCAGAAAAATATCGCGGGACTGGCGCGTGAGATCGACGATTTGGCGCGTAAGACACGCGAAGGGAAGCTAACGCTGTCCGATATGGAAGGCGGCACATTTACGGTTAACAATACCGGCTCCTTCGGCTCCATTGCATCTTATCCGATTATCAATTACCCGCAAGCGGCCATTATTACGTTCGAATCGATCGTTAAACGCCCGGTCGTCATTAATGACATGATTGCGGTTCGTTCAATGGCGAATTTATGTTTGTCACTGGACCATCGTATTCTGGACGGCGTTATCTGCGGCAGGTTCCTGCAGCGGGTGAAGGAAAATTTGGAAGGCTTTAATCCGGACACGAAACTGTACTGA
- a CDS encoding alpha-ketoacid dehydrogenase subunit beta, with protein sequence MPTMQYIDAIRLAMKEEMERDEDVFVLGEDVGYKGGVFTTTKGLLEQFGEMRALDTPLAESAIAGVAIGAAMYGMKPIAEMQYSDFMFPATNQIISEAAKIRYRSNNDWSCPIVIRAPIGGGIFGGLYHSQCPESVFFGTPGLKIIAPYTAYDAKGLLKAAVRDPDPVIFFENKRCYKLIVGDVPHDDYTVPIGKANVLREGDDITVISYSLPLYFALEAAQELAEEGINAHILDLRTLQPLDKEAVLKAARRTGKVLIIHEDNKFGGIGAEVSAIIAEEMLYELDAPIMRLCGPDVPAMPINPPGEKFFMLNKEKVKDAMRHLALY encoded by the coding sequence ATGCCTACAATGCAATATATTGATGCGATCCGCCTCGCCATGAAAGAGGAAATGGAGCGCGACGAAGACGTATTCGTGCTGGGCGAAGACGTTGGCTACAAGGGCGGCGTGTTTACCACCACCAAGGGACTGCTGGAGCAGTTCGGCGAAATGCGTGCTCTCGACACGCCGCTTGCCGAATCGGCTATCGCAGGGGTTGCGATCGGCGCGGCGATGTACGGGATGAAGCCGATCGCCGAAATGCAGTATTCAGACTTTATGTTCCCGGCAACGAACCAGATCATCAGCGAGGCTGCGAAGATCCGATATCGTTCCAACAACGACTGGTCTTGCCCGATTGTCATTCGGGCGCCTATCGGTGGAGGTATTTTCGGCGGTTTGTATCACTCGCAGTGCCCTGAATCGGTGTTTTTCGGAACGCCGGGTCTTAAGATCATCGCACCCTATACGGCATATGACGCCAAAGGACTGCTTAAGGCAGCCGTGCGCGACCCGGATCCGGTCATTTTCTTTGAAAACAAAAGATGCTATAAGCTCATTGTGGGCGATGTGCCTCATGACGATTACACCGTACCGATCGGAAAGGCGAATGTCCTGCGAGAAGGCGATGACATTACGGTTATCAGTTACAGCCTGCCGCTGTACTTTGCGTTGGAGGCGGCCCAGGAGCTTGCAGAGGAAGGCATAAACGCCCATATTCTTGACCTGCGGACCCTGCAGCCGCTTGATAAAGAAGCGGTTCTGAAGGCGGCGCGGCGCACAGGTAAAGTGCTGATCATTCACGAGGACAACAAATTCGGAGGGATCGGCGCAGAGGTGTCCGCGATTATAGCGGAGGAAATGCTGTATGAACTGGACGCTCCGATCATGCGTTTGTGCGGCCCGGATGTACCGGCTATGCCGATCAATCCGCCCGGCGAAAAATTTTTCATGCTGAATAAAGAAAAAGTAAAAGATGCGATGAGGCATCTGGCACTTTATTAG
- a CDS encoding thiamine pyrophosphate-dependent dehydrogenase E1 component subunit alpha, whose protein sequence is MTQSESTLQQFRHAALGLSDEQAVEMYVAMMTARLYDERGLLLQRAGKINFHVSGIGQEAAQVGAAFALDRDIDYFLPYYRDYAFVLAVGMTLRELMLSVFAKAEDPNSGGRQMPGHFGSKRLRIVTGSSPVTTQVPHAVGIALAAKMKKKDFVSFVTFGEGSSNQGDFHEGCNFAGVHKLPVIFMCENNQYAISVPLHKQVAGRIADRALGYGFPGFQVDGNDPLEVYRAVKEARARAVAGEGPTLIEAMMYRISPHTTSDNDLAYRTKEEVDENRSKDGIPKYRQYLIDCGLWDDQQEEELKKKIKVMLDDATSYGDNAPFPAPESILLHVYDEGQAEGGGR, encoded by the coding sequence ATGACGCAATCCGAATCCACTTTACAGCAATTCAGACATGCCGCGCTTGGGCTTTCGGACGAGCAAGCGGTTGAAATGTATGTTGCGATGATGACGGCGCGGCTTTACGACGAGCGTGGGCTGCTGCTGCAGCGGGCGGGTAAAATAAACTTTCACGTTTCAGGCATCGGCCAAGAGGCGGCTCAGGTGGGCGCAGCTTTCGCGCTTGACCGCGACATCGATTATTTCTTGCCTTACTATCGTGATTACGCGTTTGTGCTGGCCGTCGGCATGACACTGCGCGAGCTGATGCTGTCCGTCTTCGCCAAAGCGGAAGACCCGAACAGCGGCGGCCGCCAGATGCCAGGTCATTTCGGCAGCAAACGTCTTCGCATCGTCACCGGCTCAAGCCCGGTAACGACGCAGGTCCCGCATGCTGTCGGCATTGCGCTGGCCGCGAAGATGAAGAAGAAGGATTTTGTTTCTTTCGTCACCTTCGGCGAAGGCTCAAGCAATCAGGGCGATTTTCACGAAGGATGCAATTTCGCCGGCGTTCATAAGCTGCCGGTTATTTTCATGTGCGAGAACAATCAATACGCGATTTCAGTCCCGCTCCACAAGCAGGTTGCAGGCCGCATCGCGGACCGAGCTCTCGGCTACGGCTTCCCGGGGTTCCAGGTTGATGGGAATGATCCGCTGGAGGTCTACCGTGCCGTCAAGGAAGCGCGTGCGCGCGCAGTGGCGGGAGAAGGACCCACGCTTATTGAAGCGATGATGTACCGCATTTCACCGCATACGACATCGGACAACGATCTGGCATACCGTACGAAGGAAGAAGTGGACGAAAACCGATCCAAAGACGGTATTCCTAAATATAGACAATATTTGATCGACTGCGGCTTGTGGGACGATCAGCAAGAAGAAGAGCTTAAGAAGAAGATTAAGGTAATGCTGGATGACGCGACCTCTTACGGGGATAATGCGCCGTTCCCTGCTCCCGAGAGCATTCTTCTGCACGTTTATGACGAAGGACAAGCCGAAGGGGGAGGGCGCTGA